One Candidatus Methylomirabilota bacterium genomic window, TCTTTTTACACCTAAAGCGAGTCGAGTGCTCCGTGTCCTGCTGGAAGACACTAAGCAGACCTGGCAGGTGCAGGCGATGGCGAAACAGGCGCGGGTCAGTCTCGGCCTGGCATTCAAAGTCAAGCAGCGCCTCCTTGACCTCGAGTACGCCCAGGAAGAGGACAAAGGGCTCCGGCTCACGAGGCCGGAAGAGCTCCTACGGCAATGGGCAACCAACTACTCCTACCTGAAGAGCGATGCGCTCGACTGCTTTGCCATCGGCGACCCTCCTGCGCTGGAACAGGCACTGACGGCCTATTGTCGTCAACAGGGGATCACGTATGCCTTGGCGCTTTTCTCTGGCGCGGCCAGAGTTGCCCCCTTTGCCCGCTATTCGCGAGGTTTCGCGTATGCGGTCTGTGACGCGGCGAGCCTGGCTCAGGAACTCGTGTGGAAGCCGGTCCCCTCGGGAGCTAACTTCACGATTCTGGCACCCTATGACGAAGGGCTCTTGTACGGCGCCAGACAGGTCAATGGGGATATTGTCGTGAGTGATATCCAGCTCTATCTCGACTTAGTATCGTATGCGGGACGAGGAGAGGAAGCCGCCGCCTTTATCCTGGACCAGCGGCTTCGCCCGCGATGGTAACCCACCGGGACTACACCGCCGAGGCGGCGGAGGCCTGCAAGGCCGTCTTAATCGAACTGATCCATCTGATGGGCGAGTTCCGGGATCATATGGTGGTGGTCGGCGGGTGGGTGCCGGCTCTGCTGCTTCCTGAGGCTCCGGAACCGCACTCCGGTACCCTCGATATTGACCTGGCACTCGATTTTACTCGGATCCCAGATGATTCCTACCGAACCATTCTCCAGGCCCTTGCCGCCCGCGGATATCGGCAGGACCGAACACAGCCGTTCCGCTTCTTTCGTGAGGTCACGGTGTCCGGACGGGACCCTGTCGTCGTCGAGGTAGACCTCCTTGCCGGTGAATACGGAGGAACCGGCCCCGATCACCGAACACAGCCGGTCCAGGATGTACGGGCTCGGAAGGCCAGAGGGTGTGACCTGGTGTTTACCGAACCGGTCTCGGCGTCGCTGGAAGGCGAACTTCCCGGCGGAGGCCGAGACCGCGTACGGTTTCTGGTTGCGGGAATTGTTCCATGGCTCGTGATGAAGGGGATGGCGCTATCAGATCGGTTCAAGGAAAAGGATGCCTACGACATCTATTACTGTGTCCGCTTCTACCCGGGTGGTCCCCCTGGCTTGGCTACCGCGTTCCGTCCTCACCTTGGTAACAAGCTGGTACGCGAAGGCTTAGAGAAAATCCGGGACCAGTTCTTATCGGTAGACCATGCGGGTCCGCAATGGGTGGCAGACTTTCTTGACGTGCAAGATCCGGAGGAGCGCGCTATCACGCAGCGGAGGGTATACGAGACTGTTATGGCCTGGCTCGACCAGTTGGAGAGGGGTAAGGCTGAAGGCTGAAGACTGAAGGGGGAGAGAAGCAGTGTTGAGTGTTGAGTGAGGAGGGACGAGTGTTAAGTGATAAGTGTTGAGTGTGGAGTGAGGCAGGAACCAATACTTGACACTAGACACTAAACACTAAAACACTACGCTGGGCGAAGGCCGCGTGATCTCTTGCCTTGTTAAGGGCTCTGTACTACACTGGGTAAAAAGGGGGAGCCATGACATGAAGGCACATTTGCTGGACGAACTTGTAGGCGCTCTCACGGCCGAGCGGCGCATCAAATCAAAGGGTGTGGTAGAAGAAGCGTTGCTGCTTTATCTGAATACGAATCCGACACTCAAGCTCGATGGGGCCATCGCGCTGTGGCGAAAAGGGCGGCTCTCTCTGGCAAAGGCCGCAGAGGTCGTAGGACTCACCGTACCAGAGTTCAAAGATGTCCTGGCAGCCAGAGGAATCGTTCGTGAGACCGAGGGCAAAAGCACGAAAGTCATGGATGAGAAATTACACAGTCTCCTACCATGAAGATTGCCATCGCCGATACCGATATCCTCAGCTCCTTCGGTAAGGTCGGCAGAGTGGACCTCCTCCAGCGCCTCTTCCCGAAAATCCTTATTTCTGCAGCAGTGCACAGAGAACTTATGAAAGCCGAGCAGGCGGGATTGCGCAACGCAAATCTCGGGCGGTTCACCGTGGACCGTCTTATGTCGATTATCAATCGGCTCGGCTCGCGTGTGGAGGTCAAAGTCCGGGTGCGGCCGGTTGAAGGAGCTGTGCGCGAGGCGCGGGTATAAGGCGTGAGGCGTTAGGCGGAAGGCGGGAGGAGAAGAGACTAAAAACTAAAAACTGCCCTGGGCGTTAGGCGTGAGGGGTGGGGGAGTCGGGAGGGGTAATGGTCACTCCGGGCAGATAACCGGAAATTCGTTGGAACTCGCCGACATTATTGGTCACGACGGTGGCACCGATCTGCCTCGCAGTCAATGCGATCAACAGATCATCGATGGCTGCCAGTCGATCGCTTAGGCCGGAACCGTCCCCATACAACACTCGAAATAATCGTCCGGCATCATCAAATAGGGGCGGAGTCGGCGCGATAAGCCGGCCGGCAGGGAAGGCCGACTTGATCCGGTCCACAGCCCGTTTACGGCGAGGTGTGTTCGCGCCGAGACGGAGTTCCATCAAGACGATCGAGGAAAGAAAACGGACGATACCGCCCACCCGGCCACACACCCAATCGGCGTAGCGTTCGTCACGCAGGTACCCGATAAAGATGTTCGTATCGAGCAGCACTTTTCCGTTTACAGGTACGGCCATGGCTTCCGATCGGCCTTCAGGATTCCTTTCAATGGCTTCATCGCTTTGACGATATGGTGTTCCTCCATAAGCAGTGCCAATGCTCTGTCAATGGCCTCTTGTTCCGATGCGGCGCCGAAAAACCGCTTTGCAAAGTCGATCTTCCTTTGATCTAACCGTAGATGTTTGTGTTTTAACATGACTTCTCGCATCGATGTCTCTCCTTTATGTACATTGATTGTACATAGCATACCGTACGTCTTCCCCTGACACAAGTCCGGATCACCTCGCGTATATGCCCTCTGACACGAAATGAGAGGGAGCGAAGGGGAACGAAGGGTGGAGGGTGTAGGGGGAGGAGGCGGGAGGCGGAAGGCGGGAGAAGACTAAGGACCCAAAACTCATAACCGCCCTGAGTTGCGATCGTGAAGAGCTCTGGAGGCCTGCTGCTTAATCTTGACTGCTGCCGGTCTGAAGCGTCACACTCACCTGTCCAGGCCGGATGAGCGCGCGAGCGGAGGCGTTAAGAAATTCTACGCTCACCGGCTCCTTGTCCTCCCCATAGCTTACGATCACACCTCCCGGCTCCTCAAGCGCATCCACGGGGGGGTCATCGCGAAGTATGAGCAGAAGCACATCGGCTTCAGGATCGTATCGAATCTTCATGTTATCCCTCCTGCCAATATTTCGCTACCTTGGTGGTCCAGTACACGGTCACAATCTTACGATTCCCTTCCACATCGATAAACGCTACTCGGAGCAAGCCGTTATCCCTTCTGCCTTGCGCGACCCGGATTCCTCGATCTCCCGGAACAACCTGCTCTGGACTCCATAGAAGTGCTTCAACATCCGGCCGCGTGATGCCCAGCTTCTTTTGCCATTCCCTCTGACGATCTGATGCGTGTGCTGTCCAGATAATCTTCACACACTGACCCCTGCGACCTGCGCGGCCTTTTTGCCGAGTTGAAAGTCGTACATGGTTTGGCCTCGCTGTCTGCGCCTGCCTGTTGCGATCGCGACCCAGACAGGCGCAACACCCGGCCAGACCCGCGATATTTAGTCTACTCGCTGCGGCTCTCGACTGCAATGCCCTTTCCTTGACCGAGGAGAAGAAGGGAAGTGTTGA contains:
- a CDS encoding XRE family transcriptional regulator; its protein translation is MKIAIADTDILSSFGKVGRVDLLQRLFPKILISAAVHRELMKAEQAGLRNANLGRFTVDRLMSIINRLGSRVEVKVRVRPVEGAVREARV